A region of the Microbacterium sp. SL75 genome:
CGTCGAGTTCGCCTTATCGGTCTGTTATGACGCGAACTTTCCCGAGCATGCCGCCGCGGCTGCGGCTGCCGGCGCCACCGTCTATCTCAACAGCGGCGCATATTTTCCGGGCGGTGGCCGCCGCCGCGATCTTCACCTGGCCGCACGTGCGCTCGACAACGGCATCTACGTCGTCTACAGCGGTCTCGTCGGCGTTCCGAGCGACTTCATCGGCGGCTCGGCCATCTTCGACCCGCTGGGACGCCGCATCGCGGCCGTCGGCGAACGCGAAGGGCTGGCCATCGCCGACATCGACCCCGCTGTCGTGGAAGACGTCCGTCGCGACCAGCGCATGTGGGCGGACCGCCGAGACGACCTGGGCGCCTTCGAGCGATCCGGCGAACTCCGGTCACAAGCCGGTCGCGCAGCACCGGCCTGAAACGGCTGAGCGAATCTCCCCCACCACCCGCCCGTCCCGCCAGACCCTCTACCCGCGCGGCGACCCCGCGCCACGAGGCGCGCAACGCCGGCCCGAACCAGTCCGGCGAACCTCCCCCACCACCCGGCCGTCCCGCCCGTCCCTCAACCCGCGCGGCGAACCCACGCCACGAGCCGCTCCCGCAACACCGGCCCGAACCAGCCCGGCGAACGTCCGCCACCACCCGCCCGTCCCTCACCCCGCACGGCGACCCCGCGCCACGAGCCGACAGCACCGCACAACCGAAGACATTCCGCCGAGCCCTCTCACCACCCCGCAGCGGTACGCGACTCAGAGGTCATCGCCGCCCCACGAAGTTCACCGGGTTTCTCAGGGTCCACAGCTCGGCGGCGGTTGCAGCGCCCGTCCGCGTGAGGCGAATACCGCAGAACAATCCGCTCACGCGCAGGAAAACGAACGTGCTTCAACGCGCTCCCCGTGTAACGCGAAAGCCCCCCATCCCGAAGGACGAGGGGCTTTCGCTGCGAGAACCGCTGCGGATCAACGACCGCCGAAGTTCTTGAAGCGCTGGTTGAACTTCTCGACGCGACCGGCCGAGTCCATGATGCGCTGCTTGCCCGTGTAGAACGGGTGCGAAGCCGACGAGATCTCCACGTCGATGACGGGGTACTCCACGCCGTCGAGCTCGATCGTCTTGTCGCTGGACACGGTCGAACGGGTGAGGAACGTGTCGCCCGAACCGAGGTCGCGGAACACGACGGCCTTGTACGTGGGGTGGATGTCAGTCTTCATGGGAGGTCCTTTGAGAAGTGGTGTCCTGGATTCTGCCAGGACGTCAAAGTCTGCGGCGCCGATGGCACCAACGGAAGAGTCTACCAGGCCCAGCTCCGCGCCGCGGCCCCGTGATTCGAGCGCCGATCGGATCAGGAGGCGCGAGCCGCCCAGCGCCCGGCTTCGTGCGTGAGCGTGATGTCGAGCCCGAACGTCTTGGAGAGGTTCTCGGCCGTCAGCGCCTCGTCGAGGGGCCCGGATGCCACGACCTCACCGTCACGCAGAAGAAGAACGTGCGTGAACCCGACGGGGATCTCCTCGACGTGGTGCGTCACCATGACCATCGCGGGCGTGGTGGGAGCCTGTGCGTAACCGGACAGCAGAGCCAGCAGTTCTTCGCGCGCTCCGAGGTCGAGGCTGGCCGTCGGCTCGTCGAGCAGCAACAGCTCGGGGTCGGTCATGACCGCGCGGGCGATCTGCACGCGCTTCTGCTCGCCGTCGCTCAGGGTGCCGAAGGTGCGGTCGGCGAGGTGGTCGAGTTTCCACTCGGCCAGCACGCGCAGTGCGCGACGCTCGTCGATGTCGTCGTAGTCCTCGCGCCAGCGACCGACGACTGAGAAGGCCGCCGTGAGCACGACGTCGAGCACCGTCTCTTCCGGCGGCACGCGACGCGCCATCGCCGACGACGCGAACCCGATGCGCGGGCGGAGCTCGAACACGTCGGTGCGCCCCAGACGCTCGCCGAGGATCGTCACCGAACCCGACGTGGGGTGCAGCAGCGTGTCGGCGAGCTGGAGGACCGTCGTCTTCCCCGCACCGTTCGGGCCGAGGACGACCCAGCGCTGGTCATCCGACACCGTCCAGTCGAGGTGGGACACGATGTCCCGCGCGTTCCGGCGGACGACGACGTCGGAGAACTCGAGAACCTGGGGCATGCCTCCAGCCTACTGTCCGAGCCGGAGAGAATCGGATGCCACGCGGCCCCTGTGGACAGCGGGCCACGGCCAGCGCAGGACCCGGGCGCACAGCACCACCACGCCCCCGACGACCACCGCGAGCTCCCTCCCCGCAACCGCCGCGCACAGCACCACCGCGCCTAGACGACCGCCCGGAACTCCCTCCCCGCAACCGCCGCGCACAACGCCACCGCGCCCCCGACGAGCACCGCGAGTTACTTCCCCGCAACCTCCGCGTACAGCGCCGCCGTGGTCTCCGCGATCGCCGCCCAGCTGAAGTCATCGACCGCGCGCTGGCGTCCGGCGCGTCCGTAGGCCCGGGCCTTCTCGGCATCCATCGACACCTCCGTCAGCACACGGGCGAGGTCGTCGACGAAACGCTCGGGATCCACGGGCGTTCCCGTGCCGTCCTGCACCTGGTCGATCGGCACGAGGCGGCCGGTCACGCCGTCCACGACGACCTCCGGAATACCGCCCGTCGCCGTTCCCACCACCGCGGCACCGCACGCCATGGCCTCGAGGTTCACGATGCCCAGGGGCTCGTACACCGAGGGGCACACGAACGTGGTCGCGGCCGTGAGAATGGCGCACAGCTCGTGGCGCGGCAGCAGTCGCTCGATCCAGACGACCCCGTCGCGGGTGGCCTGCAGTCCCCGCACGAGCTCCTGGACCTCGGCCATGATCTGCGGGGTGTCGGGAGCTCCCGCGCACAGGATCACCTGCACCTCGGGCGGAAGCTGCTCCGCCGCACGCAGCAGATACGGCAGGCCCTTCTGACGGGTGATGCGACCGACGAACACGACCGACGGGCGTGCGGGGTCGATTCCCTGCGACCGCAGGAAGTCGTCGTCCGACACCGGATGCCATGACTCGGTGTCGATGCCGTTGTAGATGACCCGAACCTTGTCGGGGTCGAGCGAGGGGTAGCTGCGCAGGATGTCGTCGCGCATGCCCGAGCTGACCGCGACGACCGCCGCGGCGCCCTCGTACGCGGTCTTCTCGATGTAGCTCGACACCGCGTAGCCGCCACCGAGTTGTTCGGCCTTCCACGGGCGGAGCGGTTCGAGGCTGTGAGCGGTGACGACATGCGGGATGCCGTGGAGAAGCGACGCCAGGTGACCCGCGAAGTTCGCGTACCAGGTGTGGGAGTGCACGACGTCGGCGCCCGCGATGTCCGACACGATCGCCAGATCGGTGCCGAGTGTCTGGATGGCACCGTTCGCCGACGCGAGCTCGGCGGGCACGCCGTACGAGGTCGTGTCCGCCTCCTCGCGCGACGCGCCGAACGCGCGCACCTGCACCTCGGTGCCCTCGGCGCGCAGCGCCTTCACGAGTTCGGTGGCGTGGACCCCGGCTCCGCCGTAGATCTCCGGCGGGTACTCCTTGGTCACGATGTCGACGCGCATGAGACGAACCGTAGTACAGGCAGAGACGCGCCGTGAACGTGTTCCCGCTCGCTTCCCTGAGCCCTAGGGTGGTGCCATGCCTGCAGCGCCGAAGGTCTTCGGAATCATCCTCGCCGGCGGCGAGGGAAAGCGACTCATGCCCCTGACGGCGGACCGCGCCAAACCCGCCGTCCCCTTCGGCGGCCAGTACCGCCTGATCGACTTCGCGATATCGAACCTGATCAATTCGGGACTGCGTCAGCTCGTCGTGCTGACGCAGTACAAGTCGCACAGCCTCGACCGCCACATCTCGCAGACGTGGCGCATGTCGCCGATGCTCGGCGCGTACGTCGCCTCGGTCCC
Encoded here:
- a CDS encoding carbon-nitrogen hydrolase family protein — translated: MTARIATVQAEAVPGAVEVNVTRAAQFVIESDASGADVVLFPEAFLTGYDETVFAAGVLPSIADRAWLAPLQEAVDETGVAAVVNTALQAGDRRTLTDLLFTPGQPPYPAYSKQHLHSPERALFTSGARGYSFRIRDVEFALSVCYDANFPEHAAAAAAAGATVYLNSGAYFPGGGRRRDLHLAARALDNGIYVVYSGLVGVPSDFIGGSAIFDPLGRRIAAVGEREGLAIADIDPAVVEDVRRDQRMWADRRDDLGAFERSGELRSQAGRAAPA
- a CDS encoding ABC transporter ATP-binding protein, with the translated sequence MPQVLEFSDVVVRRNARDIVSHLDWTVSDDQRWVVLGPNGAGKTTVLQLADTLLHPTSGSVTILGERLGRTDVFELRPRIGFASSAMARRVPPEETVLDVVLTAAFSVVGRWREDYDDIDERRALRVLAEWKLDHLADRTFGTLSDGEQKRVQIARAVMTDPELLLLDEPTASLDLGAREELLALLSGYAQAPTTPAMVMVTHHVEEIPVGFTHVLLLRDGEVVASGPLDEALTAENLSKTFGLDITLTHEAGRWAARAS
- the glgA gene encoding glycogen synthase yields the protein MRVDIVTKEYPPEIYGGAGVHATELVKALRAEGTEVQVRAFGASREEADTTSYGVPAELASANGAIQTLGTDLAIVSDIAGADVVHSHTWYANFAGHLASLLHGIPHVVTAHSLEPLRPWKAEQLGGGYAVSSYIEKTAYEGAAAVVAVSSGMRDDILRSYPSLDPDKVRVIYNGIDTESWHPVSDDDFLRSQGIDPARPSVVFVGRITRQKGLPYLLRAAEQLPPEVQVILCAGAPDTPQIMAEVQELVRGLQATRDGVVWIERLLPRHELCAILTAATTFVCPSVYEPLGIVNLEAMACGAAVVGTATGGIPEVVVDGVTGRLVPIDQVQDGTGTPVDPERFVDDLARVLTEVSMDAEKARAYGRAGRQRAVDDFSWAAIAETTAALYAEVAGK
- a CDS encoding type B 50S ribosomal protein L31, whose protein sequence is MKTDIHPTYKAVVFRDLGSGDTFLTRSTVSSDKTIELDGVEYPVIDVEISSASHPFYTGKQRIMDSAGRVEKFNQRFKNFGGR